ATCgttatttctgtttcttcagctgTCTGATGATCAACATTCAAACTGAGAAGATaccagtgtgtttttaaagatgtttcaaAAGAAAGATGATGAATGGTGAACAACATGTTTAAATTCCCCAAAGCAGTGCCTCTGTATCATAGTAGAGTGAGTTTATATTGTTTTGAAATTGCATTTAAATTAAGTTTATAATGTAACAAAATTTACCTGAAGGGTTAAATGCCCCCGTGTGGATTAACAAAGGTTTACCTGTAAAGCTAAAAGGCATCAACTGTTGCCGTCTCTCCCCTCTGCTGTGCTGTGGCAGGCAGAGCCAGCCAGTCTATCCTGGCCTGTCCCCCTGTGGATTCAGGCAGCCCTACTCCTCCAACCTCTCCAGCGCCACCTCCTACTCCAGGTACCGTAGCCGGCTCGGTTGGCTCGGACTGAGCCGGAccgagccaaaaaaaaaaaaaagcaacaacgCTCTGCATCATCCACTCCTGTTTATAGCACGAGTGAGGCTTGCTGGAGCCAGCGTGCTGTAAACAGGACGAGTTCAGTGTTTCGCCAAAAAACAAGCTCGATCAAGACAAGCCGAGCCGagctagctgctgctgcagaatacaaaatgctgacacacacacacacacacacacacacatcaggacaTTGGCAGCTTTTTCCTTGCTATCGCTTTTgtcccttttctgtttttgtgtgttccTGATCCCTGACCCTCGCCgataaaaactacatttaaaaaaatctgcaggcttctttgtttttcaaggACGCACACACGAGCAGGAAAAAAGTGTGAACCTCATGACCCGAGCTGTGAGTTTGAGAGCGCTACAGTGTCGTCACGTGCAGCCAggtgctttgttttgttgttctgcaTTTGCTTAAAGCTGTGACTCCAATTTGACACCAGTGTTAAAGATCtctgcacacacgtacacgcacAGAATGTAAGTGTGCATTTGCTTCAGACTGATGCTTTTCTCGCCGCAGCGCTTTCCAGTTGTGCAGATTCTCTGCAGAAGGCCTTGGTCACACAGTAACCAAAGGTGCACCAACcgttcacatgttttttttacacctaaAACTTAAAAAGCTAGTACAGATGTAAGAATTCAAAAAGGCATTACATTTTCTGATCTCTGTGCTCACACCTTTAACCTGGTGAATTACTCGTCTTACATGCTTGTTTTCAATTATCTGTCACTCTGTGCAACCCCACCTGTGAGCTCCAGGTTAGAGCAAACAatctgaacatgtttttttggttATTCTTTGACCCAGATGCTCACTCGGCTGCCACAGGCTGCCAGCAGCTGATGCTTATTGCTGCCTCGATGTCAGTCAGGCTCcgattttttcctcttttatctCCGCAGAGTGTAAAGATGCTGACACAAAACTTTTCTGACATCAAAATATTGTCTTTTATCTGCGAAACTTCCCTGAAAATCCCTGAACTTTCCTTCTTTTAAGACTTGAATTGATATGGATGGAGAgggaaatgtattttcttgACGCCACACAACACATCAAGATGTGAAGGCGCATGTTTTTTCTGGTCCGCCAGCCTCTCGGTCGGTAATGCTAGGACGCCCTCTAGTGGTGgcacatttttacatcattGCTGAATTCATAAAAAGAAGTCACTCATTTTAAGTTCAGCGCGCAACGTGAACATCATCCATAAAGCAGGCGGGAGGCCTGATCAACTTAAAACGCTTTAATGCTTTCAAGCGCGGTGCTTACCAAATACGTCTGCTCTCGCTTCCACGCTCTCCGTCCTCTCTGCCCCCCCCGACTCGCATTTCTCTGATCTCACTAAAGATTCatgtctgtcttcctcctcaAGGTTCCCTCACTCACTGATGCTGGGCCCATCAGGCATGCATCCTACAGGGATCCCCCACCCAGCCATAGTGCCCCCTACAGGCAAACAGGACCACGACCAGTATGACAGGAGCATGTATGTGTAAGTATCGTCTGCGTTGTTTCAATCTATCACACTAGATCCCCCATTCTCTTGCAGGGTTTGACGGTAATCTGTGACTGGAAATATTTAGTGGatgtttttgttacatttaaatgtttaccTGACTCACTGTGGTCAAGTGATTGTCTGAGATGACTTTTTGCTGAGACGTTAAATATGAAAATTGATACAACTCTTGTGTTTGTtcattaaatatgaagcttcaGCAAGAAGCTGGTtaggttagcttagcacaaagactgaaaacaaaggGTAACTGTTAGCCTGGCTCTCTCCAGTGGAAACACAATCCACCTGAGGCTCGCTAAATTAGCCATTAAAATATTGCGTGTTGCATCCGTACAAAAAAACGATTTGTCTTATGTTCCCTGACATGTAACCAACCATACTGTATAGGAGCACCACACAACATCGTATTCCTTGTATACACAacccctctccccccctctctctctctctcccctctcagcAAACCGCAGGAGGTCAAACGGGAGAAGGAGCCTAAGAAGCCGGTCATCAAGAAACCCCTGAACGCCTTCATGCTCTACATGAAGGAGATGAGGGCGAAGGTCATCGCAGAGTGCACATTAAAGGAGAGCGCCGCCATCAACCAGATTCTTGGACGGAGGGTGAgggatgaacacacacacacacacagctaaacaCAGACTAATCCCTTTTCCAGGTCAGTCTGTAATTTCACACATGAGGGACAAGAGAGGACGGTGGTAAGGTGAACTCTCACATACTGGTGCTGCTGAGATCAGAACAACTCCCAACTGGTCGTACTGGGACCCTGAAGAATGATAAGACGGTGAAGCGCGTCACGTCGTTCGGACAGTTCAGATGCAGATCAAACCGTGTTAagaactgtgaggagagcgtTTTTCTTCAGGTGTAAGTCTGGATTTGCGACATGCATGTGCTGCCAACCGTGTAATGAGCAGCTGTTTATAATCTGCACCAATTATTCCTTTAAATATTCCTTTTGACTTTTTGCACTGGCTGTTTTTCTGACTGATTTTATAACTCCTGGACTTAAAtcatatcattttatttttttacacatcaAACTTACaatgttcttttaaaaaaacaacatcaatttgacatttttacctTGAAAGTGTTTTACTCTGGTGGGTTTCTGActgaatgattgattgatttttatttcagacatgtcaaaacaaaagaaaacaaacagtagaATGAAATCTTTCAATAAAATaagcaaagaaaagcaaaatgaaaaggGAACAACACGGCGTACATGTTGGAAAAGGAGTAGGAGGAGGTATACACTTGTAAAAGCCTACAGCTTCTCCACCACTGCATGAGATAagattttgtttcatgttttatttgatctcattcatacatttgtactttttaatgCATAATAGTATTATTGTCTGTTGTGTTCACTTAAAGTTTAATGTCACGttttccctctccttttttttcctttttcttacGTTAATTCACCAAAATGGGAGTCGCACCCAGCAACAAGTGCAATCTGTGATAATGAGATCAAGATACTGACAGTTTCCCTCTcgatctgtgtctgtgtctccaGTGGCACGCACTGACCCGGGAGGAGCAGGCCAAGTACTACGAGCTGGCCAGAAAAGAGAGACAACTCCACATGCAGCTCTACCCGACCTGGTCCGCCCGAGACAACTACGTAAGGACCGCTCCTCttactcctcttcctcttgtctcctcttcctccatacTGAGTGGAATATGAAAGACACCCTGACAGCTTTTCTGAGCTGATTTAGAAAAGCTGATTTGTGCAGAACATAACCAGGGGAATGTAAAAGATTTAAGTCGAGGAGGCACGCTCACTTTGTTAGTGGAGGATTGTGATTTTTTATAACCTGGGAACCATCTCTAGAGCGATGAGTCAAGTCATGTGGTTGCCTTACATtgagaaagaaatgtgatgaaaataTAATGATGTAATACATTTGTATAGTTTATTCTTTTCACTGAGATATTATATGTTATTACATCACTTGGAAATTATTACTTACTAAattgtttttgagtgttttataATTAATACATCAGTGACTTTAATGATATTATTTTATAAACATGATCCGTTACACTTAgaagttttcatgtttttattgaaacatCATACAATACATTGTATTTTGATCATGAGCGTTAAAatctgagggtttttttttaatatgaaaataaacaccAATAAGTTCcttgaaaataaaagacagcAATGAGAGCTTTAGAGAGGCGAAGTCCCGCCCCTTCTGGTGTGCCCCATTATTTCAGAAAAGAATGTAAGTAAGTTGTACAGTAGTCATCAGGGAGAGACAAATACAGTTTTGTTCCTTTTTGAATTGTGCATGTTTGAACTACACATTTGATGCTTGTGATTTTGAAACCTGATTTTGGAAGTCAAGAAAGTCGCACTTTGCCGTACAGATAGTAAAATACagatttgttttgtgtaaaaGCACTCAGTGAGCTACAATGCATCACAATCAATCTGCAGATatgttttaaattgacaaacatcatatgtgtaattaatggcacaattcaagcagggttaaaaaaaattaaaaagaaaaataaaaaagatttagCTACCcatccatgtttttttctgaaataaggtcccgtGGTGGTCCACCGGAAAGGGCATGACTTCGCCTCTTTATTTATACTTTGATAAGTGATTATATCATGTTTTAGTAGCAACACACCTCACCTTTAATATGTCCCTAAAGGCAGACAGATGCATTTGAAAGAATTATAAATAGAAACTTGTGAAAAGTACAAACCTgttgacaaacaaaaacaccagcTACTTGACTTCTCTCTCTGGTTTGACTCCCTGTAAATAAAACCAAGATAAACAGAAGAATAGGATCAGTTTATCAAACCACAACTTGGTGAACTGGGATCTTCTCACCTCAGAGCTGAAGAAATTACTCTTACCTCTCTTACTGACTGCTGTCTCAACAACCTGCATGTTTATTgatcccccctcccccccagaCCTGTCAGTCAGAAGTCATCAAACTTAACTTTTAGGGcatgaaatgattaaataagTCTCTCAGATGTATAGGAGGAAGTCAGACCTGTGTGGTGCATGTGTTTGAGTCTAATGTTTTGGGGATGTGCTGTATCTGGGCTGCTGTGTGCCTCTGACTTGTCAGTTTGCTGTTGAACTCTTGCAGGAGGCGGGCCTTAGCGGGGTCGCAGGGGAAAAGAGTAAAGCTGATTGGGTAGGGACACGTCTTATGGTGGATTTATGCCTCtgtggtgggaaaaaaaaaaatgtgaagctGCATGAAAGGGGTTTTGTGGGTATTCCTGTGCAAAGTTTGCATGCACCTTCCAAAAACCTTAATGACTCACACACGACAGCATCACGAACAACATACGAGCAACAGCAGCTGCAAGGGCACATCTGATTGGCTAACTACAAATGTATTTCACCCAAGTCTTGCACATTGCCATGGTTATGTCCAGAAGTCAGTTTAACTGTGAAACACTGAATCACACAGAGGTATAAATCGACCCGTTTTGCTCAACTAACAGAGAGCAGGGCCGCATGGCTGGCCTCGCTGCCTCGCTGCCTgagtttcattattttttaatggGCATCCCTTAAAAATACCTTCAATTTTTTTTGTACTGCTAGACAATAGTGACACACGTCATGTCATggttaaacagacacacaaccttTTGCCACAACATTTAGTAGTGATTGTTCATCTAATACTTACAGGTGTTTAAGTCCATCCTGTGatgtgtaaatattttctgCCAGAAATCGATGTGGAAAATGTGTCACACTCAGGTGAATTCAAGGCTTTGGTTGTACGAGAAGCTGCTTTTCAGTCCCTTTTAGAGTGGAAACCTGTTTTACGCTTTTTCTCTGCTctactgtctttgttttccgGGCAGGcatgacacacacaccatgtgttATGGTGACACTTAACTTGGGCTGTGGTTTATAACGCGTTCGTAACATCTGAACGAGTGCTTCATGTCACAAACTTCTGCACGCTGATTCAGTTCTAATGTCATTCTTCATTTCGTTTTCATCTCTTTCCAACGCAGAGGCCGGCAGAGCCGCACGAAGGGTGCGACTTTGATGAGTAGagctttcaaaaataaaagccctGATTTATTTCTGAGCTCGTTTCTCAAATATGTTATAAACCAGAGCTCCAGTAAACTGTGATCATAAGTGGAGGTGCTTTTGCTGAATGCATGGAGCTTTGAGCGTTTTCTTAGCAGGTCACATAGCACAGCGGATGGAGTTTGATTAGTTCATGATGTAAACATCATCCACACGTTGTGGCTGGACAGGATAAGTTCTTGTTTTTATAGTCTTTAACTTTAGGGGAAAATGGGAGGTAACTTTATACTGGAGGTCACCaagtgaaaccttttttttttattgttacacTTATGGATAACCAAAAGAAACCAAAAGCAAATGTATTTATCTCGTGTTGTCAGTCCAATATCCAGTTAAAAGTTTTTTCAGGacaacaattttatttttggtttctACTAGATTAGATTTACATGCCTTAATGCTcaaatcagttttctcatactgtccggTGCAGcagtctctttaaggcccctccccTCCGGAATACCCAGTGTCCTCTAATTGGCCAGcccacacatgcctgagccagaagagagcagctgtgctaaatcaattcttatgtGCCAGACTAGTCGCCAGGCATGAATAATGCATATGcatgacatggtgatgtagtgtgatgtcgtAAGGAcgcagaattaaaggcgggactactgacgaggcgtttcaggagcagtgatttctgtgggagagaggggcttctgttggtgtggactttgacgCTTTTAAATTTCAAgaatagaaataaaacacagagggggaggaagcaaataaaaaagtatAATAGGTCCTTTGATATGATATAAAACTAAGTAAAGTAGGAAATATCCATATTTTAAAGGCCATTTTTACATGAAAAATTACTTTAATTATCAAATAGTCTGTGGTTATTTGGAGTTATAATTGGAgctttaaaaaatttacaagaTATAGAACAACTTATGTAGTGACGACATGAGCATTCAGAGCTTCAGACAATATTTTTAAGAAACCCCCGCTCACTCCTCGTCCCCCTCCTCGCTTTGCTCAGGACCAACGagcaaaacaggaagtaaagatCCACATACCGCCCCCGCAGCTGTGGAGGGTTTCTCTTCCGAGTCCCAAAAAAAGCCAACATATACTGtagtacatgcacacacatcgGCACACacatcgacacacacacacacacacacgtacgcccACAGACACAGAGCTCAGAAAGGTGCAGTTGCACGAATTGTTGTTGTAACCACATAGACAGTGCTGACAGCGAGTCGAGGAGGGCAGACATCGAAGCGTAGGCGGTAGAGCTCTGTACCCACATCCTTCATCTCACCCAAATATGAGGCCTCACTCCACCATCACCGGATCTGTGTGAACAACTCTGATGTTTACCTCAGCAGTCGCACattacagtcagtcagtcagatgGGAGAGAAAGAAATACAAGTATGAGGACAAGATATTAGGATCTTTACAAAGCGTTGTTAAACACCTCGGGGTTTCGAATCGTCTTTTGATTGAACACCTCTTGGTGACGACGCATCAGGTTTTGCATGAATCGAGTGTATAATGACATTAGTGATGCAAcgtgtttccttttgtttttctttatctttcttgGCTTTTTCTTGCTTTTGTAGACTGTTTAAAGATGGTTGCCTGACCTGGTTGCTGCTTTCaactttgcattttttttttttaattttccaaaTGGATTTCCATGTCACAAATGAACCCCCCTTTTTTCatactgtgcaaaaaaaaaaaacttttaatacAGTTTGGGACTACTTTCCATCATGAACACTCATTCTCAACATATTAAGCTAACAGGGAAAGCACAGAGGAATCCAGAATTATTTGCATGGATGAAACTCGAGAGGAAATCAGTAATTCATTgggtggggttttttgttttttgttttttttcccacagggcaagaagaagaggagaaaaagggagaAGCTGCAGGACTCCAATACAGGTAAACTATCTTAATACATCTCCCCCTGTCAGACAGATgccaggagaaaaaaaggaatggcTAGTGTGGGGAGGATTCAGTTGAGCTTGAAGTTGCGTTGGCGCTCTGTAGCACAACATCTTGTTGTCTTTGAGGCAGGATGTGTCTCTAACGTCAAACCGCCCACCCACTCGGCTTTCCACGTAACCTAAATTATAAACATGATGTACAAACGAAACGTCAGGCCCTGATCTTAACTGTTCGAGTTCAAAATGTCACACCATCATGGCATTTTCCCTTTTCCTTCATCACCGAGACAGTCAGAAAATATTTCCCATCACTTATCTTTaccaaagaaaattaaaaaaaacacacgcagaAGTCTGAAGCAGATCTTTTACTGTACTGTCTTAAATGTCCTGAAGGCAACTCTGTAGAAAATGATGGATGTTAATAGATGTTAGCAGTCAGCAGCTGCCTTGCAATTTCCAAACTATGACAGAATACCTTGAAAAAAGTTGATCTTTGATACCGCCGGGGGGAAGACTGACACAGATTGAggatttaatgatttaatgaaGGGTGAGAGGAGGCAGACTTGTGTGGGCTCTGCAGAAAAGAATCAACATGTCAGTGTATTTTGTCAACACCAGTCAGCTGTTAGCCAGTCAGCTAAAGAATGAGCAAACCGATGAGAAGCATGAATGATGCCGATGATCTAATCCGCAGTGTATTTTTAGTTATCCCTGAGATAAAGCGCTTTATGGCTGTGCCAGCAGTGTCGCGGCTCGGCTGCTCTCTCTGAGTCTCTCTTAACTGCCTGCGTCCAGGAtgtctgatgtgtttctttaactaaagtgtgtgtgtgtgtgtgtgtgtgtgtgcatttgtgtgtgttctggcaTTTATTGATGTTTTGCTGTGCTGTAACCGGCTACTAACAGTTTGACCTGATGGCTTTTCTCTGAACGAACAGCCCTGTTGGTGGTTTCTCCTGCCCTGACGAGCTCttgtgtctctttctttctgtctttctttgtctctcctcctctaacccccttttttcctcctcttccgctcctctttgtttttcttttttctttttttcttttctcgctTTTCCTCCTTCTTGTTTTGTGCATGCTGTGCATTGTGCTCAGACCCGGGCTCTCCTAAGAAATGCCGGGCTCGCTTCGGCCTCAACCAACAAACGGACTGGTGCGGTCCCTGCAGGTGGGTACCGAACATCcacccccccaccacctcccccCCGACCCGCTCCATAGCGCCACGCTCCTCATTTCTGCTCCCATCCGTCCATCAGTGCATCACTTCCCCCTGATGGAGTCACAGttattcaaacattttctcaaagGCAGAGCTGCTCTGGAGGTAGTAATGATCTTAATCGGATCAAGTTCACAAGACGGGGTCATTTTGGTTTCCTCCTGtcatttttgcttttctttactACAGAAGAGGTTCCCAGCCCGCTGACGGTTAACTCAGCCAATGAGATTAATTCTGCCTCGAGACGTCTCTGCCTCCAGAAAAATGTTTGAGAATCCGACCTGAGCTCTGCATGCCGCCTGTCACTAACTCTCTGCTCTGTTGCAAGTTGAAGCATTTTAACCTCAAATGTGTTGTCCTGTAGtaacaagaaaaaacacagtgtaaacCCTTTAAACGGTCGTAAAAAGTGTCAAAACATCCCACAATAAAACCTACCCCTGCAGCATAATCAGTATCCAGTGATGCCAACCCTAAGATTCACTGTTTGACGACCTGAGAATGAAGCTCTGTTTCTCCAGGAAGTTAGGTTCTGTTGCTTTCAGTCAGTCACATCAGGCTCCACGTTACTCTAACCAGCTTCAGGATTGCTGTTCCAGGATCAGTAATGTCTTCAGCTCCAAAAACCTTTGACTTTGGGTGACGCATCAACATGGATTTTTCCTCCaccattcattgtttttttcctgtgacGTGTTGCCTTAAAGGTCAGAGGTGGTGAAGGATCTTCGCTGCTGTCACGGTGCTCTGTATCTAAACTTAGTGTAGTTAAAGGGGAATAGCACTGAATAACAAAGCTGTCAGAGTATTTGCAGAGCGGTTCGATGGTATGCAAAACAGCAACATACCTGtatatttctttgtttcttaaGAACTTAAATCAAAacggcacaaaaaaaaagaggcttttttttattttgttcccGGCAGCTCCAAACATGTGCCGACAGATTTATGAATTCACATGAGTTCATGCCGTTAAATGCCCCAAAGTCAGCCATTCCTAcaaggaaaaacatttaactttattactGCAGCTTGTAAATTCAGGTCAAGGCTGGAGCTCTGCTAATAAGCAGCCAACATGAAGCCATTACAGACTCGTTGAGTTGGATCTCTTACATCACCGGCGGCCATTAATACAAATTTGCAAGACCTGTGCCGTTAAAGGTCAGCAGTTAAATCGTCTTATTCCAGTTCGGTAGTAGGAGAAGTTGACGAAATGCGTCGGCAGACGTGTCTCTGTCTTGTTTGTGAGCATGAACAAAGCTGTTCCCTCATCGAGCGTGCTCCTGAGCCGGCTGGAGAAACGTTTTACGAGTGAACACTAGAGATTGTATAATAAACTCTGTCAACCAAGTGTCCTGTTTCACTTAAGTAACCCTGAGAACTCACGGTGCATTGATGCGCGACTTGATTCAAGTATTTTCATGGACTTGTTCTCAGAATTCCAACAATCTCAGCTCTGTTTCTTTGTAGCAGTGCAGAAacgttgtaaaaaaaaaagaaaaaaaatatgacataAATCATGTCGGACTGACTCCGTTTAAGTCGCAGCGGGGTTTTACAGTAGACGACAGACGAGCGCGTCGCTGCAGGAGTCAGGGATCTGTGTGGTTCTGCACAAGAAGCTTCTACCACCACAGCACTGTAGTAACCCCGTCGTCTTCCCCACCATCACGTCATGGAaatctaagtgtgtgtgtgtgtgtgtctttcggTTTGAGAGAACAAAGGGGGGTGAATGTGGTTTAGAGCAAATCCTTATCACCacagctcaacacacacacacacacacacacacacacacactctccctgcAGCTTTGCATTCTGACGGCATTCTCATGCCCATCTGCTTTCAACTCTCTCCATTCATGCGATGTGGTAACAGGCGCCTTTTGATGGTGAACTCTGACATTTTAGAAATCACTTTCTATCGcactcttcctcccctctctccctccgtctctctgaaTATGGCCTCGCGCCTTTCCTTGCGGTTAAACCTGGTGACTCATATCATATTCTGGTAATGATCATGGGATCCTGTTAACTGCTTTGATGCTGCGCTCGGCGGTACACAAGTCTGCTTTTAAGTTTAACACCTCGCAAAGCACGGCGCGTCACTCCCGGCTGCAGGGTGTCTGGTGCAAACCGGGAGAGCAGTGCACAAGAGGggtggacaaaaaaaaccaaacgcCTGACTTGTACTGCTTTCGGTGTGCTTGTAATGTGGAGGACGCCGCCATCGCCGTGACGCCGTTGATGTTTGAGTGCATTGTCTCACACCAatagaactaaaaaaaaaaaaagagcgagagAAGACATATTGTACTTTAGATATACTTATGAGTGGTATTCCCTGctatgaaataatgaaatagcGCAACATTTGGGGAAAAGGCCAATTTTCTTTCCtgacaaaaagtaaaataaaggaTCATCGTCGTTCCAAGTCTACGTGCTAATCTTAGCTTATTATTTagactggaagcaggaggaaaagTCTCCTGACTCTCTTCAAAGTTCAAATTTCCCAGTTTACTCTCTTCCGGCATGTTCCTGAGTTTATCATCAGCTGGTTTATCATTTTTGAACACTCAGAGTTGTTaaagtaaaacaggaaacgTGGTTTACAGAGTTTAGCGTTGCTGAGTCGCTGTTTATCCAAATTGAACTGATTCAAGTGTTTTTCCCCCAACGTTTTCTCAAAATTGCAACAACCTCAGTTGATTTTCCTTGTAAAAATGCAGAAGCGTGGTCGTAAATCATCGGAAACAGGCCCGCCACCACGTCTTGATCCCAGCTTAGCATTTCTCCTGGAAGAGGAAGCGGCGAGGCCCGACTCTCCAAAGTTCAAAGACACATGTGCCAACACCTTCAAAGCTCACCAGTTCACATGTTACATCTCGTTGGTTTATttgggacagagacagacatttAAGAAAACCACAATCTGTGGATTTAGAGTGAGTTATGCACTGGAACTATTTAACAAGGGCGTCTGTGCAGCATCTCCGCTGGTTGCCCGGCAACCCTGAGGTCACAACAAAACTCCAGGGAGTCACAGAGTTGTTCGCCCGAGAGCTTGTTCCAGCACGTTTCTCCCACTTTAGTCACAAATTGATGCTTTTCCATTCGCACTTGTGCACATTTCAAAGTAACGAGAGGCAACATGTTAGAGAGTGAACCGTAGAGGTGATGTAGGGTGTGAAGTGGGCCCGCTGCTCCTCACTGCTGCCAGTCTTCGTGCTAAGCTAGGGCTTAGCATAGCAATACATCAATAATATATAGTCATTGTAATATGCGCACTGTATGTTGTCTTTTCATATCGTCATAAGTGTCTTTCTGGTTTGAAAGACTTaattgtaaaaaagaaatgcaattCTCTTAATTCACCAGGCTGTTCCTCTTATTCTAATTCTCGCAACTCCCCACTTAGTCAACATATCCACATTATTGATGgttatattaaaacattttaaaaaataaaactcattgtgtaaatatataaGTATCAATATCCATCTTTAAAATATTGATGCAATATCTCAATTATTTTGTCGGAATGTGTAATATTTGTCGCCCAGTCCCACATTTAAAAAGTGCTTTTGACGAGATAGAAACATATTGCATTATTGTTTCAGGGTTCTATTGCCCAGTCGTATGCTATACTGCATTCACTGAGACATGAGAATGATATTAATGttttcatctaatttcaagTAGGTCCTTTtcccaaaaatgttgaaatactcCTTTAAAGAACACCAATATTGAATTATGTTT
This genomic window from Sparus aurata chromosome 13, fSpaAur1.1, whole genome shotgun sequence contains:
- the tcf7 gene encoding transcription factor 7 isoform X5, yielding MPQLSSGGGDDLGANDEMIAFKDEGEQEEKIQENAFTERDLADLKSSLVNESEINQSPSAAAVRRAQQQQGEQRGFAEKHREHLDGVSKHQDGGMYKTPTYPGYPFLMLPDPYLPNSSVSPSSNKVSVVQQSHGMHPLTSLLPYSNEHFSPSPPHLPTDMSQKTGVHRHQSQDLSGYYSLPPGGVGQITPSMGWQSQPVYPGLSPCGFRQPYSSNLSSATSYSRFPHSLMLGPSGMHPTGIPHPAIVPPTGKQDHDQYDRSMYVKPQEVKREKEPKKPVIKKPLNAFMLYMKEMRAKVIAECTLKESAAINQILGRRWHALTREEQAKYYELARKERQLHMQLYPTWSARDNYEAGLSGVAGEKSKADWGKKKRRKREKLQDSNTDPGSPKKCRARFGLNQQTDWCGPCR
- the tcf7 gene encoding transcription factor 7 isoform X7 → MPQLSSGGGDDLGANDEMIAFKDEGEQEEKIQENAFTERDLADLKSSLVNESEINQSPSAAAVRRAQQQQGEQRGFAEKHREHLDGVSKHQDGGMYKTPTYPGYPFLMLPDPYLPNSSVSPSSNKVSVVQQSHGMHPLTSLLPYSNEHFSPSPPHLPTDMSQKTGVHRHQSQDLSGYYSLPPGGVGQITPSMGWQSQPVYPGLSPCGFRQPYSSNLSSATSYSRFPHSLMLGPSGMHPTGIPHPAIVPPTGKQDHDQYDRSMYVKPQEVKREKEPKKPVIKKPLNAFMLYMKEMRAKVIAECTLKESAAINQILGRRWHALTREEQAKYYELARKERQLHMQLYPTWSARDNYGKKKRRKREKLQDSNTDPGSPKKCRARFGLNQQTDWCGPCR